The sequence CCAGTGACAGGACCGCGCCTGTCACCCCCGACATGAGCATTGAGGTGGACGACGTGGACGCGGCTTACGCGGTGATGCGGGAGAACGGCGCAGAGATCGTGCACCCCTTGCAGGATGAGGACTGGGGCGTACGGCGGTTCTTCGTCCGCGACCCCGGCGGACGGGTGGTCAACGTGCTGGGCCACCGCTGACGACGTGGCGCATGACCGGGTGGGTGCGCACCCACGCCAAGCACACGCCGGCGCTGCGGGACGCCGGCGTACTGCGCGTGGACACTCCCCGGTTCCCCGAGGAAGCGGATGTCCACGCCGATACCGGTATGGGCAAACGCTCCACGCTGCTGGACCTCACCGACGCCGACGGCCGCCACGCCTTCGTCGACCTGCTCAGCCGGGCGGACGTCGTGGTGACCGGCTACCGCCCGGGGGCCCTGGACCGGCACGGGCTGAGCCCCGACGAGCTCCTGGCCCGGTGACCCGGACTGATCGTCGCCCAACCGTGCGCCTGAGGCTGGTCCGGCCCCTGGGCCGAGCGCCGCGGCTTCGACAGCCTGGTCCGGGCCGGTACCGGAATCGCCGCGATCGAGGCCACGGCCGACGGCCGCCCCGGTGTACTGCCCGCGCAGGCGCTGGACCACGGAACCGGCTGTCCGCTCGCCGCCGCCGTCCTGCGTGCGCCGAACGACCGCCGGGCCACCGGGGGCGGGCGGCATCTTCGCCTCTCCCTGGCGGGCACGGCTTCCTGGCTGCTGCACGGCATCCGTCCCGTCCCCGCACAGGACGGAGCCGACACCTACGACCCCGGATCGTGGCTCACCGAGACCGAATCGCCGTACGGTCTGCTGCGTCACGCTCTGCCCCCGTCCCTACGACGGCTCGCCCACGCGCTGGAAGCGCGCTCCGAGCCTATGGGGTACCGATCTGCCCGACCGGACCTGAGCCGAGCCCGCCGGGACAGCAATGGGCTTATGGCCCCGCTCGCCTGATGAGGCGTCCGGCACCACAACGGATACACGACGCCGCAGGGTGGCCCTGGCGCCACTGCTGCTTCAGGTGACCAACGCGGCGATGCCTCCGGCGAGCAGGCCCACGACGACGATGAGTGGACTGCCTTTGACGGCGGCGCCGAGGTGGAATCGCAGGTCGCCGT is a genomic window of Streptomyces sp. NBC_01237 containing:
- a CDS encoding VOC family protein, which produces MAVRRVVPNIQSEAAQESREFYGLLGFEEVMNHGWIMTLASPSTPAAQISVMTSDRTAPVTPDMSIEVDDVDAAYAVMRENGAEIVHPLQDEDWGVRRFFVRDPGGRVVNVLGHR